The following coding sequences lie in one Enterococcus sp. 9E7_DIV0242 genomic window:
- a CDS encoding YtnP family quorum-quenching lactonase codes for MDKLHFHDMMIYWLDGGNTAMDGGAMFGVVPKPLWTKKYPANANNQIELPTDPILIQYQGRNILIDSSVGTGKLTEKQKRNFGVWSEPRIKESLAELSLVPEDIDTILMTHMHFDHAGGLTSYNESGVLVSSFPQAQIIINDIEWEEARNPTIRSKNTYWKENWEAVEKQVVPFKDHYVALSGIELIHTGGHSKGHCIVQLTQKDERILHMADLMPTQAHQNPLWVLAYDDYPMDSIFAKERLLLEAYGKEVKFIFYHDAYYRMIQWSSNGKDVLDYQLRSKEPFISNPFLPVELERKASDN; via the coding sequence ATGGACAAACTGCATTTTCATGATATGATGATTTATTGGCTAGATGGTGGCAATACGGCAATGGATGGAGGCGCGATGTTTGGCGTCGTACCGAAACCTCTTTGGACTAAAAAGTATCCTGCCAATGCAAACAATCAAATTGAATTACCCACAGATCCAATCCTGATTCAGTATCAAGGAAGGAATATCTTGATCGACAGCAGCGTGGGTACTGGAAAATTAACAGAGAAACAAAAGCGTAATTTTGGTGTTTGGTCTGAGCCTAGAATAAAGGAGAGCTTAGCGGAATTATCCTTAGTTCCAGAAGACATCGATACAATCTTGATGACTCATATGCATTTTGATCATGCTGGTGGGCTGACTAGCTATAATGAAAGTGGCGTACTGGTTTCGAGTTTCCCTCAAGCCCAAATTATTATCAACGATATCGAGTGGGAAGAAGCTAGAAATCCGACTATCCGATCAAAGAATACGTATTGGAAAGAAAATTGGGAAGCGGTGGAAAAACAGGTTGTGCCCTTTAAGGATCATTACGTTGCTCTTTCGGGGATTGAGCTGATTCATACTGGGGGTCATAGTAAGGGACACTGTATTGTACAATTGACACAAAAGGATGAACGAATTCTTCATATGGCTGACTTGATGCCTACACAGGCGCATCAAAATCCTTTGTGGGTACTAGCCTACGATGATTACCCAATGGATTCTATTTTTGCAAAAGAGCGATTGTTATTGGAAGCCTACGGAAAAGAAGTGAAATTTATTTTTTATCATGATGCCTATTATCGAATGATTCAATGGTCTTCGAATGGAAAAGATGTATTGGACTATCAGTTGCGAAGTAAGGAACCCTTTATTTCTAACCCGTTTTTACCGGTAGAATTAGAGCGTAAAGCAAGTGACAACTGA
- a CDS encoding LysR family transcriptional regulator, translating into MDITQLSYFIKIVESGFNLSLAARKIHITQSALSQMITNFEAEEELLLFERRNGRFEQLTPSGKLLYEYALEIVSKHEEMKTMIRRESLKQKGTIRIGMPSAILRMYFLSFLPQFIMEHPELQIEIVEGGAKELKKKLLANDLDLAVLVDPARLDHKLFEEQIIQIDEYVAYVKKGHPLEAKKQLDWKDLKPFSIGTFHETYTTYDLVKDRLSEHIKNAKIQFTGQSLEYLLDLTGHSDTVIILQHAMCRFADKEMISKRAFKDPLQFVLLLCRPVKSFYSHEENFLYNSILEFFYQPVE; encoded by the coding sequence ATGGATATCACTCAGCTTAGTTACTTTATTAAAATAGTCGAAAGCGGATTTAATTTATCTTTGGCCGCTCGAAAAATTCATATTACTCAATCAGCTTTAAGTCAAATGATCACCAATTTTGAAGCAGAAGAAGAGCTGCTGTTGTTTGAAAGAAGAAATGGTCGCTTTGAACAGTTGACACCTAGCGGAAAATTATTATATGAGTATGCGTTGGAGATCGTATCGAAACATGAAGAAATGAAAACGATGATTCGTAGGGAATCTTTAAAGCAAAAGGGGACCATTCGAATTGGTATGCCCTCCGCAATTCTCAGGATGTATTTCTTGTCATTTTTACCTCAGTTTATTATGGAGCATCCAGAGCTTCAAATCGAAATCGTCGAAGGTGGTGCCAAGGAGCTAAAGAAAAAATTATTGGCTAATGATTTAGATTTGGCTGTTTTAGTTGACCCTGCTCGATTGGATCATAAATTGTTTGAAGAGCAAATCATTCAAATCGATGAATATGTCGCTTATGTAAAAAAAGGTCATCCTTTAGAAGCGAAAAAGCAGCTTGATTGGAAAGACCTGAAACCATTCTCGATAGGAACATTTCATGAAACGTATACGACGTATGATTTAGTAAAAGATAGATTGAGTGAACACATCAAAAATGCCAAAATCCAATTTACCGGTCAATCGTTGGAATACTTGTTGGATCTGACCGGACATTCCGATACAGTCATTATATTACAGCATGCGATGTGTCGCTTCGCGGACAAAGAAATGATCAGTAAAAGAGCGTTCAAAGATCCCTTGCAGTTTGTCTTGTTATTATGTCGGCCAGTCAAAAGCTTTTATAGTCACGAAGAGAATTTCCTGTATAACTCAATTCTAGAATTTTTTTATCAGCCTGTAGAGTAG
- a CDS encoding acyl-CoA dehydrogenase family protein produces MENSLMEYICFLKKNGLDAQASAFDQSKETPFDLIEDLSERGFIGVGFPTAIGGAGGNFEDHLALIQELSTSFPALSSIFLTQSSFAVWPLYRFGTESQKKTYLDQLIKGEIWGSFALNEVGSGSQLSEIRTTAIEHENYWLINGAKATISNAPISELFLVASKVELLNGEKGYGIFLIEKETPGLTISPAPEEVGLHALPVADIQFKEIRVPKDNILSGDVVSEKQVEMVFNRIRLAIAAQSIGIAQGAFTKGLEYVTKERKFGLRLINLLECQRVLSETATDIEAAESYLKNTDTNEYTDTIQVAKIKLFCTEASIKTTEALMAMTGGYGYTRNNHIERFSRDAQVTALYGGSADAQKFIISRTWLQSIEKNGNG; encoded by the coding sequence GTGGAAAATTCGTTGATGGAATATATCTGTTTTCTAAAGAAGAATGGGTTGGATGCGCAAGCCTCTGCATTTGATCAGTCAAAAGAAACACCGTTTGATTTGATCGAAGATTTAAGTGAAAGAGGCTTTATTGGTGTGGGGTTTCCGACAGCGATTGGGGGAGCCGGCGGAAATTTTGAGGATCATTTAGCCCTGATTCAAGAGCTATCAACTAGTTTTCCGGCACTTTCCAGCATTTTCTTAACGCAATCCAGCTTTGCCGTATGGCCTTTGTATCGGTTTGGGACGGAGAGTCAAAAGAAGACATACCTTGACCAGCTCATCAAAGGAGAAATCTGGGGATCATTTGCGCTAAATGAAGTGGGCTCAGGAAGTCAACTGTCTGAAATCAGAACAACGGCGATAGAACATGAAAACTATTGGTTGATCAATGGTGCCAAGGCGACAATCTCAAATGCGCCAATTTCAGAATTGTTCCTCGTCGCATCTAAAGTAGAACTGCTCAATGGCGAGAAAGGCTATGGGATTTTTCTCATTGAAAAAGAGACACCAGGATTGACGATCAGTCCTGCTCCAGAAGAGGTCGGGTTGCACGCGTTACCTGTTGCAGATATTCAGTTTAAAGAAATAAGAGTTCCTAAAGATAATATTCTTAGTGGCGATGTGGTAAGTGAAAAGCAAGTAGAGATGGTTTTTAATCGGATTCGGTTAGCGATCGCCGCACAGTCGATCGGGATTGCGCAAGGTGCTTTCACGAAGGGTTTGGAGTATGTTACAAAAGAACGAAAATTTGGGCTGCGTCTCATCAATTTACTGGAATGTCAGCGGGTTCTCTCTGAGACGGCAACAGACATCGAGGCGGCAGAATCCTATTTGAAAAATACAGATACGAATGAGTATACAGATACGATCCAAGTTGCGAAGATCAAGCTTTTTTGCACAGAGGCCTCGATCAAAACAACGGAGGCGCTGATGGCTATGACAGGTGGTTACGGCTATACGCGTAATAATCATATTGAACGGTTCTCAAGAGATGCACAGGTCACTGCCCTTTATGGAGGATCGGCTGATGCACAAAAATTTATTATTTCAAGAACTTGGCTGCAAAGTATCGAAAAAAATGGAAACGGGTGA
- a CDS encoding L-lactate MFS transporter — MEKSKNRWAILVAAIVINMSLGAGYAWSVFQAALLKANPNWVLSQTSLAFSISFAMVPVGMIICGPIIDKHGGKKIVLLSGLLFGLGMFATGFATSIPMLYLTYGLILGLGIGAGYGTATSLTVKWFPDKKGLAGGLTAAGFGSGAIILAPIATNMINSIGIQTTFKILGGILLVVICTASFWMSKPPVTASTATVTTNENDKNYKQMLKEPNFWLLWVVYTFAATSGMMIIGHAASLAEYYSLGTGTVIVMIVGLSNTLGRIIWGAVSDRLGRYVTVLLMFIVSATGLLLLNFNESLGTAAGIIGLIFIPSSFGGFLGSFPGITAENWGASKAAANYGWMFTAYGIASIMGPSIASKIREASGSYSLALIISMVMALIGALLILWFMARKKTTAVNKEA; from the coding sequence ATGGAAAAAAGTAAGAATAGATGGGCGATTTTGGTTGCTGCAATCGTCATCAATATGTCACTAGGGGCAGGATATGCCTGGTCTGTTTTTCAAGCCGCATTACTAAAGGCCAATCCAAACTGGGTTTTGAGCCAAACATCATTGGCTTTTAGTATCTCCTTTGCAATGGTTCCTGTAGGCATGATTATCTGTGGGCCAATTATTGATAAACATGGTGGGAAAAAAATCGTTTTACTCTCTGGTTTGCTCTTTGGTCTCGGCATGTTCGCAACAGGCTTTGCAACCAGTATTCCTATGCTTTATCTCACTTATGGTCTCATTTTAGGATTAGGTATTGGCGCAGGCTACGGTACAGCAACTTCCTTGACGGTCAAATGGTTTCCTGATAAAAAGGGGCTTGCCGGAGGTCTGACAGCAGCTGGATTTGGTTCAGGTGCGATCATTCTAGCACCCATTGCAACAAACATGATCAATTCTATCGGCATTCAGACAACGTTCAAAATACTTGGGGGAATTTTATTAGTTGTCATATGTACCGCTTCATTCTGGATGTCTAAGCCACCTGTAACTGCCAGTACAGCAACAGTCACTACCAATGAAAATGATAAAAACTATAAGCAAATGTTGAAGGAACCAAATTTTTGGCTGCTTTGGGTTGTTTATACCTTTGCAGCAACAAGCGGTATGATGATTATTGGTCATGCAGCCAGTCTAGCTGAATACTATTCTTTGGGAACAGGGACCGTTATCGTCATGATTGTTGGATTATCGAACACACTGGGAAGAATTATTTGGGGCGCTGTTTCGGATAGATTGGGACGGTATGTCACAGTGTTGCTAATGTTCATCGTATCAGCAACAGGGCTATTATTATTAAATTTTAACGAAAGTCTCGGAACAGCTGCAGGGATCATCGGATTAATTTTCATTCCTTCATCCTTCGGTGGTTTTTTAGGCTCCTTCCCGGGAATCACTGCGGAAAACTGGGGCGCATCAAAAGCGGCTGCAAATTACGGTTGGATGTTTACCGCTTACGGTATCGCCTCCATTATGGGACCATCAATCGCTTCCAAGATTCGAGAAGCCAGCGGTTCTTATTCACTAGCTCTAATCATCTCAATGGTCATGGCTTTGATTGGTGCACTGCTTATTCTTTGGTTTATGGCAAGAAAGAAAACAACCGCTGTTAATAAAGAGGCATAA
- a CDS encoding NAD(P)H-dependent flavin oxidoreductase, which yields MSLTKLLGIKYPLFQGAMAQISRYELVSAVSNAGGLGIIASGAMDKETLRYQIQACKELTDKPFGVNLMMMMDNIAELVEVVIDEQVPVVTTGAGTPKEHVPKLKAAGIKVFPVIATVEQAKKMEAIGVDGVVAEGTEAGGHIGESGTMALVLQVAEAVSIPVIAAGGIVNGRGIVASFALGAQGVQVGTRFLASEEAPISLNYKQAIVAAQDDSTIVTGRTSRAPVRVIKNDMSKMYLEMEYHKVARDALEKLTMGSLRKAVVDGDMVNGSIMAGQISGAVDSIKPVKEIVDQMFSEAEEVMKEMPKIFY from the coding sequence ATGTCACTAACAAAACTATTAGGAATCAAATATCCTCTTTTTCAAGGAGCGATGGCTCAAATTTCACGCTATGAACTTGTCTCAGCTGTTTCGAATGCCGGTGGGCTTGGCATCATTGCTTCAGGTGCAATGGACAAGGAGACGCTGCGGTATCAGATACAAGCCTGTAAAGAATTGACCGATAAACCGTTCGGAGTCAATTTAATGATGATGATGGACAATATCGCTGAGCTTGTAGAAGTGGTTATAGACGAGCAGGTACCTGTTGTCACCACTGGAGCGGGGACACCAAAGGAACATGTGCCTAAATTGAAAGCGGCTGGGATAAAAGTCTTCCCCGTTATTGCGACGGTTGAACAAGCAAAAAAAATGGAAGCAATCGGAGTAGATGGTGTTGTTGCTGAAGGAACAGAAGCGGGCGGACACATTGGAGAAAGCGGCACTATGGCTCTCGTTTTACAGGTTGCTGAGGCAGTATCGATCCCTGTTATCGCAGCTGGCGGCATCGTAAATGGTCGCGGAATCGTTGCAAGCTTTGCTTTAGGAGCCCAAGGAGTTCAAGTAGGAACGAGATTTTTAGCCTCAGAAGAGGCACCTATTTCATTGAACTATAAGCAAGCAATCGTGGCAGCTCAAGATGATTCGACAATTGTAACAGGAAGGACGTCTAGAGCGCCAGTGCGAGTGATAAAAAATGACATGTCTAAGATGTATTTAGAGATGGAATACCACAAGGTTGCTCGTGATGCTTTAGAAAAGTTAACGATGGGTTCCTTACGGAAAGCAGTTGTGGACGGAGACATGGTGAATGGTTCTATCATGGCAGGACAAATTTCCGGAGCCGTCGACAGCATCAAGCCTGTGAAAGAAATCGTTGATCAAATGTTTTCAGAGGCTGAGGAAGTCATGAAAGAAATGCCAAAAATATTTTACTAA